A single genomic interval of Terriglobus albidus harbors:
- a CDS encoding two-component system sensor histidine kinase NtrB — translation MFSELDASAGVISSPKLAPELLYNSAMPAVAQLRWPMPSPPAWENDTMAQLPSALRSSHAKAVLVGTLVVLLAIFTWAVPPRYVVLHNILHHLNILPFMLAGLFFGWRGAARTVLFAALLFLPLIYRHWFRAPLDAQDQVVELSTFGAAGIIAGLLADRERMQRRRVETTKRELEHVYTELRQNIDQLRKSERLSAAGQLSASLAHEIRNPLASISGAAGILARGQASAEARAECLEILTKESQRLNKLLTNFLDFARPRLPRMQWMEPAEMVSSVAALAQHAASRQNVTLEVLHDTELPPVECDPEQIKQLLLNLVLNAIQATEGEGMVTLNSFVHGGNLCIEVRDQGKGISPEVRARIFEPFFTTRENGTGLGLAIAANIAGQHGGTLTCAPNVGHGAIFRVELPTASAPLHRPVEVA, via the coding sequence ATGTTCTCCGAACTCGACGCGTCAGCCGGCGTTATCTCGTCCCCTAAATTGGCTCCGGAATTGCTATACAACTCAGCGATGCCCGCCGTTGCTCAGCTTCGCTGGCCCATGCCATCGCCGCCTGCATGGGAAAATGACACTATGGCCCAGCTTCCATCTGCGCTGCGATCGTCGCATGCCAAGGCGGTGCTTGTCGGTACCCTCGTGGTGTTGTTGGCCATCTTTACCTGGGCTGTTCCGCCACGCTATGTGGTGTTGCACAACATCCTGCACCATCTCAACATCCTGCCTTTTATGCTCGCCGGGCTCTTCTTCGGCTGGCGTGGCGCGGCACGGACTGTCCTGTTTGCGGCTCTTCTGTTCCTTCCTTTGATCTACCGTCATTGGTTCCGCGCCCCGCTTGACGCGCAGGATCAGGTCGTCGAGCTCAGCACCTTCGGCGCTGCCGGTATCATTGCCGGCCTGCTTGCGGACCGCGAGCGCATGCAGCGCCGCCGGGTCGAGACCACCAAGCGGGAGCTGGAGCACGTCTACACCGAACTGCGTCAGAATATCGATCAGCTTCGTAAATCAGAGCGTCTCAGCGCGGCCGGCCAACTCTCCGCCAGTCTCGCGCATGAGATCCGCAATCCCCTGGCCAGCATCAGCGGCGCCGCCGGTATCCTGGCCCGCGGACAGGCATCCGCAGAGGCTCGCGCTGAGTGTCTGGAGATTCTTACCAAGGAGTCTCAGCGCCTCAATAAGCTCCTCACGAACTTCCTCGACTTTGCCCGGCCTCGACTTCCACGCATGCAATGGATGGAGCCTGCCGAGATGGTCTCCTCCGTCGCCGCTCTCGCCCAGCACGCAGCCAGCCGTCAGAACGTGACTTTGGAGGTCCTCCATGACACGGAACTGCCGCCGGTCGAATGCGATCCGGAGCAGATCAAACAGCTTCTGCTGAACCTTGTTCTGAATGCTATCCAGGCAACCGAGGGCGAAGGAATGGTTACCCTCAACAGCTTTGTGCACGGTGGCAACCTCTGCATTGAGGTGCGCGATCAGGGGAAAGGTATAAGTCCCGAAGTTCGCGCTCGCATCTTCGAGCCCTTCTTCACAACCCGCGAAAATGGCACCGGACTCGGTCTTGCAATCGCCGCCAATATTGCCGGCCAGCACGGTGGAACGCTCACCTGCGCGCCGAATGTTGGCCACGGCGCTATCTTCCGTGTCGAGCTTCCCACCGCATCCGCGCCGTTACATCGGCCCGTGGAGGTGGCGTGA